One segment of Arthrobacter sp. MMS18-M83 DNA contains the following:
- the uvrB gene encoding excinuclease ABC subunit UvrB: protein MSLAQEINRVVAPFEVISEFKPAGDQPAAIAELTERINNGEKDVVLLGATGTGKSATTAWLIEKVQRPTLVMVQNKTLAAQLANEFRELLPNNAVEYFVSYYDYYQPEAYVPQTDTFIEKDSSVNEEVERLRHSATNALLTRRDVIVVATVSCIYGLGTPEEYIAGMVTLTKGAEMNRDHLLRKFVSMQYTRNDMDFHRGTFRVRGDTVEIIPMYEELALRIEFFGDEIENIYTLHPVTGDVIREETEMYIFPASHYVAGPERMSRAITAIEDELAERLKVLEGQNKLVEAQRLRMRTTYDLEMMQQMGFCNGIENYSRHIDGRGSGTAPHCLIDYFPDDFLLVIDESHVTVPQIGAMYEGDMSRKRTLVDHGFRLPSAMDNRPLKWDEFLERVGQTVYLSATPGKYELGKADGFVQQIIRPTGLIDPEIIVKPTKGQIDDLLGEIRSRVERDERVLVTTLTKRMAEDLTDYLLGHGVKVQYLHSDVDTLRRVELLRELRMGSFDVLVGINLLREGLDLPEVSLVSILDADKEGFLRSATSLIQTIGRAARNVSGQVHMYADRITDSMAKAIEETNRRREIQVKYNTDNGVDPQPLRKKIADITDQLAREDADTRELLAATSKSGRTGKGKGATKVRQDGLAAAPAEDLVGLIEQLTEQMHAAAAELQFEIAARIRDEVGELKRELRQMQSAGHA, encoded by the coding sequence ATGAGTCTTGCCCAGGAGATCAACCGTGTTGTCGCGCCCTTTGAGGTCATCAGCGAATTCAAGCCGGCAGGTGACCAGCCGGCCGCCATCGCGGAGCTGACCGAACGGATCAACAACGGCGAAAAAGACGTCGTGCTGCTCGGCGCCACCGGTACGGGCAAGAGTGCCACCACCGCTTGGTTGATCGAAAAGGTCCAGAGGCCCACTTTGGTGATGGTTCAGAACAAGACCCTCGCCGCGCAGCTCGCGAACGAGTTCCGGGAGCTGCTGCCCAACAACGCGGTGGAGTACTTCGTGTCGTACTACGACTACTACCAGCCCGAAGCCTACGTTCCGCAGACGGATACCTTCATCGAAAAGGACTCCTCCGTGAATGAGGAAGTCGAGCGGCTGCGGCACTCGGCCACCAACGCGCTGCTGACCCGCAGGGATGTCATCGTTGTGGCTACCGTGTCCTGCATCTACGGCCTCGGTACGCCGGAGGAGTACATCGCCGGGATGGTCACGCTCACCAAGGGCGCCGAGATGAACCGGGACCATCTCCTGCGCAAATTCGTTTCGATGCAGTACACCCGCAACGACATGGACTTCCACCGCGGCACTTTCCGGGTGCGCGGAGACACCGTGGAAATTATCCCCATGTACGAAGAGCTGGCCCTGCGCATCGAGTTCTTCGGCGACGAGATCGAGAACATTTACACCTTGCATCCGGTCACGGGCGATGTCATCCGCGAGGAAACCGAGATGTACATCTTCCCGGCTTCGCATTATGTCGCGGGACCTGAGCGCATGTCCCGCGCCATCACCGCCATCGAAGACGAGCTCGCGGAGCGGCTCAAAGTCCTCGAAGGCCAAAACAAACTGGTGGAGGCCCAGAGGCTGCGCATGCGCACCACCTACGACCTCGAGATGATGCAGCAGATGGGTTTCTGCAACGGGATCGAGAACTACTCACGCCACATCGATGGCCGCGGCTCCGGCACCGCGCCGCACTGCCTCATCGACTACTTCCCCGACGACTTCCTTCTGGTCATCGACGAATCCCACGTGACGGTTCCACAGATCGGCGCCATGTACGAGGGCGACATGTCGCGAAAGCGCACCCTCGTGGACCATGGCTTCCGGCTTCCTTCCGCCATGGACAACAGGCCCCTCAAATGGGATGAATTCCTGGAGCGAGTGGGCCAGACCGTCTATCTCTCCGCGACCCCTGGCAAGTACGAGCTCGGCAAGGCCGACGGTTTCGTCCAGCAGATCATTCGCCCCACCGGCTTGATCGACCCCGAAATCATCGTGAAGCCGACCAAGGGCCAGATCGACGACCTCCTCGGTGAGATCCGGTCCCGGGTGGAGCGCGACGAACGCGTCCTGGTCACCACGCTGACCAAGCGCATGGCCGAGGACCTCACCGACTACCTCCTGGGCCACGGGGTCAAGGTTCAATACCTGCACTCCGACGTCGACACCCTTAGGCGCGTTGAACTGCTCCGCGAACTCCGCATGGGCAGCTTCGACGTCCTGGTGGGCATCAACCTGCTCCGCGAAGGCCTCGACCTCCCTGAAGTGTCACTTGTCAGCATCCTCGACGCTGACAAGGAAGGCTTCCTGCGTTCTGCCACTTCGCTGATTCAGACCATCGGCCGCGCCGCCCGAAACGTCTCGGGACAGGTCCACATGTACGCCGACCGGATCACCGACTCGATGGCCAAGGCCATCGAGGAAACCAACCGCCGCCGCGAAATCCAGGTCAAGTACAACACCGACAACGGTGTGGACCCCCAGCCGCTGCGCAAGAAAATCGCTGACATCACCGACCAACTTGCGCGCGAAGACGCCGATACCCGTGAGCTTCTTGCGGCGACCAGCAAGAGCGGCCGGACCGGAAAGGGCAAGGGCGCCACGAAGGTCCGGCAAGACGGCCTGGCCGCGGCCCCGGCGGAAGACCTGGTGGGACTGATCGAACAGCTGACCGAGCAGATGCACGCAGCTGCCGCCGAACTGCAGTTTGAGATCGCTGCACGGATCCGTGACGAAGTCGGCGAGCTCAAGCGCGAACTCCGCCAAATGCAGTCTGCCGGACACGCCTAG
- a CDS encoding GNAT family N-acetyltransferase produces MADPKETNEKYHIKRFHSAGKENPDYGQARDWLQAVGFGFHDERRSDEVIDKILAMYQADNRELTGVYVNDEPPLHALDQGFPVATFGTLENKLNIGFGQELRTRQITAVSVRGTHRRHGLLRGMMTADLAAAKDDGFVLAALTASEASIYGRFGFGVATFERSIKVDTGPKFRIRHEPVGRVEIADPRVLLELAPEVFERAHRGTPGSIVRQDSYRHHVSGAMKRDGTEDKAIKCALHYGPDGTIDGYVSYKFAGWDTKPYTMEIVDLVAATDSGYLELWQFLGSIDLVEQVSWPEAPIEDPLAWALVDGRCVTSSDYRDMLWLRVLDVPAALSARRYGSDGRLVLEIRDALGFADGRWELASDGGVVTVRDASGGPPDLSMDVTDLGSVYLGAVSPVTLASAGRIREHTPGVTLAAQQMFAVERPAHCLTHF; encoded by the coding sequence GTGGCTGATCCCAAGGAAACAAACGAAAAATACCACATCAAGCGTTTTCATTCCGCAGGGAAGGAGAACCCGGACTACGGACAGGCACGTGATTGGCTCCAGGCCGTCGGGTTTGGATTTCATGACGAGCGGCGAAGCGATGAGGTCATTGACAAGATCCTCGCGATGTACCAAGCGGACAATCGTGAACTGACGGGCGTCTACGTCAACGATGAACCCCCGTTGCATGCGCTCGACCAAGGCTTTCCGGTGGCAACGTTCGGAACGCTGGAAAACAAACTGAATATTGGCTTTGGGCAGGAACTTCGGACGCGCCAGATCACCGCTGTCAGCGTCCGCGGAACGCATCGGCGCCACGGCCTCTTGCGGGGGATGATGACCGCTGATCTCGCCGCGGCCAAGGACGATGGCTTCGTCCTGGCGGCCCTGACGGCTTCCGAGGCATCCATCTACGGCCGTTTCGGGTTTGGTGTCGCAACCTTTGAGCGGAGCATCAAAGTGGACACCGGTCCGAAATTCCGCATCCGCCACGAACCCGTTGGCCGGGTGGAAATCGCGGATCCCCGGGTCCTTCTTGAACTCGCTCCCGAGGTTTTCGAGCGCGCTCACCGGGGGACGCCGGGGTCCATCGTGCGGCAGGACTCCTATCGCCATCACGTCTCCGGAGCCATGAAACGCGACGGCACAGAGGACAAAGCCATCAAGTGTGCCCTCCACTATGGACCGGACGGCACCATTGACGGCTACGTCTCCTACAAGTTCGCGGGCTGGGACACCAAGCCTTACACCATGGAAATCGTGGACCTCGTTGCCGCAACGGACTCCGGATACTTGGAACTGTGGCAATTCCTGGGCAGCATTGACCTCGTCGAGCAGGTCTCCTGGCCTGAAGCTCCTATTGAGGACCCCCTGGCATGGGCGCTGGTGGACGGGCGCTGCGTCACGTCGTCCGACTACCGGGACATGTTGTGGTTGCGCGTCCTGGATGTTCCTGCTGCCTTGTCGGCTCGCCGCTATGGCAGCGATGGCCGTTTGGTGCTGGAGATCCGGGACGCGCTCGGTTTTGCGGACGGCAGGTGGGAATTGGCGTCCGACGGCGGTGTCGTCACCGTCAGGGACGCCAGCGGCGGTCCCCCGGACTTGAGCATGGACGTCACGGATCTGGGGTCTGTCTATTTGGGTGCCGTCAGTCCGGTAACCTTGGCTTCGGCAGGCCGGATCCGCGAGCACACGCCGGGCGTAACATTGGCTGCCCAGCAGATGTTCGCCGTCGAACGCCCCGCCCACTGCCTGACGCATTTCTAG
- the rpsA gene encoding 30S ribosomal protein S1 — translation MTITSTEKPGTPVVAINDIGTAEDFLAAVDATIKYFNDGDLVEGIVVKVDRDEVLLDIGYKTEGVIPSRELSIKHDVDPGDVVSVGDQVEALVLTKEDKEGRLILSKKRAQYERAWGDIEKVKEEDGVVTGTVIEVVKGGLILDIGLRGFLPASLVEMRRVRDLAPYIGQQIEAKIIELDKNRNNVVLSRRAWLEQTQSEVRSTFLNKLEKGQVRPGVVSSIVNFGAFVDLGGVDGLVHVSELSWKHIDHPSEVVEVGQEVTVEVLEVDLDRERVSLSLKATQEDPWQTFARTHALGQVVPGKVTKLVPFGAFVRVEDGIEGLVHISELAVRHVELAEQVVSVGDELFVKVIDIDLERRRISLSLKQANEGVDADSTEFDPALYGMAAEYDEEGNYKYPEGFDPESNEWLEGYETQRAAWEQQYADAQARWEAHKKQVSQHAADDAAAAVSGESDSGTTSYSSEPAATESTAGTLASDEALAALREKLTGN, via the coding sequence ATGACCATCACCTCCACCGAGAAGCCCGGTACCCCCGTAGTCGCGATCAACGACATTGGTACCGCTGAGGACTTCCTCGCAGCTGTCGACGCCACCATCAAGTACTTCAACGACGGAGACCTCGTCGAAGGCATCGTCGTCAAGGTCGACCGCGACGAAGTTCTGCTCGACATCGGTTACAAGACCGAAGGTGTCATCCCTTCCCGCGAGCTTTCCATCAAGCACGACGTTGACCCCGGGGACGTCGTCTCCGTTGGCGATCAGGTCGAAGCCCTGGTGCTCACCAAGGAAGACAAAGAAGGCCGACTGATCCTCTCCAAGAAGCGTGCTCAGTACGAGCGCGCCTGGGGCGACATCGAGAAGGTCAAGGAAGAAGACGGTGTTGTCACCGGTACCGTCATCGAGGTTGTCAAGGGTGGTCTTATCCTCGACATCGGTCTGCGCGGCTTCCTGCCCGCATCCCTCGTCGAGATGCGCCGCGTCCGCGACCTCGCTCCGTACATCGGTCAGCAGATCGAAGCCAAGATCATCGAGCTGGACAAGAACCGCAACAACGTCGTTCTTTCCCGCCGTGCGTGGCTCGAGCAGACCCAGTCCGAGGTCCGCTCCACGTTCCTCAACAAGCTGGAAAAGGGCCAGGTCCGTCCCGGCGTCGTTTCCTCCATCGTCAACTTCGGTGCATTCGTGGACCTGGGCGGCGTAGACGGTCTGGTTCACGTTTCCGAGCTGTCCTGGAAGCACATCGACCACCCGTCCGAGGTTGTCGAGGTTGGCCAGGAAGTCACCGTCGAGGTTCTCGAAGTGGATCTGGACCGCGAGCGCGTGTCCCTGTCCCTCAAGGCCACGCAGGAAGACCCATGGCAGACCTTCGCCCGCACCCACGCCCTCGGCCAGGTTGTTCCGGGTAAGGTCACCAAGCTGGTTCCGTTCGGCGCGTTCGTACGCGTTGAGGACGGCATCGAAGGCCTCGTTCACATCTCCGAGCTGGCTGTCCGCCACGTTGAGCTTGCTGAGCAGGTCGTCTCCGTTGGCGACGAGCTCTTCGTCAAGGTCATCGACATCGACCTCGAGCGCCGCCGCATCTCCCTCTCCCTCAAGCAGGCTAACGAGGGCGTTGACGCCGACAGCACCGAGTTCGACCCGGCTCTGTACGGCATGGCCGCCGAGTACGACGAAGAAGGCAACTACAAGTACCCTGAGGGCTTCGACCCCGAGTCGAACGAATGGCTCGAGGGCTACGAGACGCAGCGCGCCGCTTGGGAGCAGCAGTACGCTGACGCCCAGGCACGTTGGGAAGCTCACAAGAAGCAGGTTTCCCAGCACGCTGCTGACGACGCCGCTGCTGCCGTTTCCGGCGAGAGCGACTCCGGTACCACCAGCTACTCCTCCGAGCCGGCTGCCACCGAGTCCACCGCGGGCACCCTGGCATCCGACGAGGCCCTCGCCGCTCTGCGCGAGAAGCTGACCGGCAACTAA
- a CDS encoding polysaccharide deacetylase family protein has product MGEFQPGGDSTGQSGLPGRRSLLLAAAGLAAAGLGACAQQPDATPAPRPAPDSTPGVEAAGPHPVAPETRPAPPSKSQIVAEFSGRKPVEWGLGVTGVVTKTASTHAVLTFDACGGPRGTDCDQRLLKTLRRLNIPATLFVNGRWIKANPGLAAELAADPLFELGNHGFRHQPLSVGGRSAYGIAGTSNVGEVYDEIMGNQDVMGQLLGKAPRFFRPGTAYYDEVAASITRALGLVPVNFTVNGDGGATFPAPTVAAEVGKIGGGQGAGQVVISHFNQPAGGTAEGYERVLPRLLDRGVTFARLGDTLPL; this is encoded by the coding sequence ATGGGGGAATTCCAGCCCGGTGGCGACTCCACCGGCCAATCAGGGCTGCCCGGCAGGCGGTCATTGTTACTGGCTGCCGCCGGACTAGCTGCGGCCGGCCTGGGTGCGTGCGCCCAACAGCCCGACGCCACCCCTGCCCCCCGTCCGGCTCCGGATTCCACGCCGGGCGTCGAGGCGGCCGGCCCCCACCCGGTCGCGCCAGAAACGCGGCCGGCCCCGCCGTCGAAGTCGCAGATCGTTGCAGAATTCTCAGGACGCAAGCCCGTTGAATGGGGGCTCGGCGTCACTGGCGTGGTCACGAAGACCGCGTCAACTCACGCGGTTTTGACCTTTGACGCCTGCGGCGGACCCCGGGGAACAGACTGCGATCAACGCTTGCTGAAGACGCTGCGCAGGCTCAACATTCCCGCCACGCTGTTCGTCAACGGTCGCTGGATCAAGGCCAACCCCGGACTGGCCGCGGAACTTGCGGCCGATCCTTTATTCGAACTGGGCAACCATGGGTTCCGGCACCAACCGCTTTCCGTTGGCGGGCGTTCCGCCTACGGCATCGCGGGCACGTCCAACGTGGGCGAAGTGTACGACGAAATCATGGGCAACCAGGACGTCATGGGGCAACTTTTGGGAAAAGCGCCACGCTTTTTCCGGCCGGGGACGGCCTACTACGACGAAGTTGCCGCGTCGATCACCCGCGCCCTCGGACTGGTTCCTGTGAACTTCACGGTGAACGGCGACGGCGGTGCGACCTTCCCTGCCCCCACTGTGGCGGCGGAGGTAGGCAAGATCGGCGGGGGGCAGGGCGCAGGACAGGTTGTGATTTCGCATTTCAACCAACCTGCCGGCGGCACCGCGGAGGGCTATGAACGTGTTTTGCCCCGTTTGCTGGACCGCGGCGTGACGTTCGCGCGGCTTGGTGACACGCTGCCGCTTTGA
- the coaE gene encoding dephospho-CoA kinase, translated as MLKIGLTGGIASGKSLVSARLKELGAVLIDADALAREVVEPGTPGLAHVVAEFGEDIVDAEGRLDRPRLGAIVFAQPDRREALNAIIHPLVRERAGAMLATASPGDVVIQDIPLLVETGQGSNFHLVLVVDAPDEERIRRMTETRGMTVEDAVSRMAAQAGRDERLAAADIVLENSGSVEDVTALVDTLWQERLAPFARNLAAGRPAPRAGGPVLSAPDPNWPLQAERLLARIRKASLEVLGADHIGSTAVPGLPAKDIVDLQVTVASLEVADRIAPALGAAGFPLREASARDTPKPPNLDPSAWQKRFHCSADPGRAANVHVRVLGSPGWRYALLFRDWLRADPVAVKMYADMKQELAEVHAGDRRTLAYAEAKEPWFTEVAWPLMASWAESSGWQPPSYSVARG; from the coding sequence GTGCTGAAGATTGGACTTACCGGCGGGATCGCCTCCGGCAAATCACTAGTGTCCGCCCGGCTCAAGGAGTTGGGTGCCGTCTTGATCGACGCCGATGCGCTGGCCCGCGAGGTCGTTGAGCCGGGTACGCCCGGCCTCGCCCACGTCGTGGCTGAGTTTGGTGAAGACATCGTCGACGCCGAAGGCCGCTTGGACCGTCCGCGCCTCGGGGCGATTGTGTTCGCCCAGCCGGATCGCCGGGAAGCGCTCAACGCGATCATCCATCCCCTCGTCAGGGAACGGGCCGGTGCGATGCTCGCCACGGCAAGTCCCGGAGACGTCGTGATCCAGGACATTCCGCTGCTGGTCGAAACCGGGCAGGGGAGCAACTTCCACCTGGTGCTGGTGGTTGACGCGCCGGACGAGGAACGCATCCGGCGTATGACGGAGACCCGTGGCATGACGGTTGAGGACGCCGTGTCCCGGATGGCTGCCCAGGCCGGCAGGGATGAACGGTTGGCGGCAGCGGACATCGTGCTGGAAAACTCGGGAAGCGTCGAAGACGTCACGGCGCTCGTGGACACTTTGTGGCAAGAGCGCTTGGCACCGTTCGCCCGTAATCTTGCAGCGGGCCGACCGGCGCCACGAGCAGGCGGGCCCGTACTGTCCGCACCTGACCCCAATTGGCCGCTGCAGGCCGAACGGCTGCTTGCGAGGATCCGGAAAGCATCTCTGGAAGTGCTGGGGGCGGACCACATCGGTTCAACCGCCGTACCCGGGCTTCCCGCCAAAGACATCGTCGATCTGCAAGTCACCGTGGCCTCGCTGGAAGTGGCGGATCGAATTGCTCCGGCGTTGGGCGCGGCCGGTTTCCCCTTGCGGGAGGCTTCTGCGCGTGACACACCCAAGCCGCCGAACCTGGATCCCTCGGCCTGGCAAAAACGCTTCCATTGCAGCGCGGACCCTGGACGGGCCGCCAACGTCCATGTCCGGGTCCTTGGAAGCCCGGGCTGGCGCTATGCGTTGTTGTTCCGGGATTGGCTCCGCGCCGACCCCGTCGCCGTGAAGATGTATGCGGACATGAAACAGGAGCTCGCCGAGGTGCACGCCGGAGACCGCCGGACCCTGGCGTATGCGGAAGCCAAGGAGCCATGGTTTACCGAGGTCGCCTGGCCGCTCATGGCTTCTTGGGCAGAGAGCAGCGGGTGGCAGCCGCCGTCGTACTCCGTGGCGCGAGGCTAG
- a CDS encoding IMPACT family protein: MADQDESRATAYTTLALGDDFRHELEIKRSRFITVMRRASNEDAARALVAELRKEFHDARHHCSAFVLGPDRVIQRSNDDGEPSGTAGIPMLEALIKRETLLGVTDLSDVSAVVVRYFGGILLGAGGLVRAYSESVSAALDSAPLVQRRRLRICAVAVAHHAAGRLENDLRSAGYVMAETSYEPTQAVLRLALPDDPTAIADAGERLAALTGGASGLQLQGTEWVDVPG, translated from the coding sequence GTGGCAGATCAGGACGAAAGCCGGGCGACGGCGTACACAACGTTGGCGCTTGGTGACGATTTCCGCCACGAACTCGAGATCAAGCGCTCGCGCTTCATCACGGTAATGCGCCGCGCTTCCAACGAAGACGCCGCGCGCGCCTTGGTGGCGGAACTGCGGAAAGAATTCCACGATGCCCGGCACCATTGCTCCGCTTTTGTCCTCGGTCCGGATCGCGTCATCCAGCGTTCCAACGACGACGGCGAGCCCTCCGGAACAGCCGGCATACCGATGCTCGAAGCACTCATCAAACGGGAAACACTGCTAGGGGTGACCGACCTCAGCGACGTCAGTGCCGTCGTCGTACGCTATTTCGGCGGGATCCTCCTGGGCGCCGGCGGGCTGGTCCGTGCTTACTCCGAATCAGTCTCGGCCGCGCTGGACTCCGCTCCCCTGGTTCAGCGACGCCGCCTGCGGATTTGCGCCGTGGCTGTGGCCCACCACGCTGCTGGAAGGTTGGAGAACGATCTGCGCTCGGCAGGCTACGTCATGGCTGAAACAAGCTACGAGCCCACGCAGGCCGTCCTGCGGTTGGCGCTGCCTGACGATCCAACGGCAATCGCCGACGCCGGCGAACGGCTTGCCGCCCTGACCGGCGGCGCATCGGGACTCCAATTGCAAGGAACGGAATGGGTCGACGTCCCGGGTTGA
- the polA gene encoding DNA polymerase I, which translates to MAFRAFYALPAENFATSSGQHTNAVHGFTSMLINLIKDQKPTHVAVAFDVSDDTTFRKAEYSEYKGGRNETPPEFRGQIDLIDQVMEAWGIRTIKMPGYEADDILATLAAQGDAAGFEVLLVSGDRDAFQLITDNVFVLYPKQGVSNIPRMDAAAIEEKYFVPPSRYSDLAALVGESADNLAGVPGVGPKTAAKWINLYGGLDGILENLDSIGGKVGGALRENIDAVKRNRRLNQLLSDLQLPVTLADLEEPRPNRQEVETLFDTLEFRTLRARLFALYGDDTAGAAPETIDAPAYKVLGDAAALEEFFAAGAGSRAAVAVQLIPGRIGDDAEALAIVRANGAAYIDLPSLDAAAETVLAKWLRDPEEAKVMHEFKDALKALHNRGLGLEGVVDDTAISGYLIQPDRRSYELSELAQHHLKITLATAAAQTGQLELELGDGPDGAAATALVQQAAVVHTLSKHFEGELAERKAEALLTTLELPVARVLAQMELSGISISMDRLNEQLADLAKVIDNAQEQAFAAIGHEVNLGSPKQLQTVLFEELGLPKTKKIKSGYTTDAASLKALLEKTGHEFLVQLMAHRESSKLAQMLETLKKSVAEDGRIHTTYAQNVAATGRISSNNPNLQNIPVRSEEGRRVRGIFVVSEGYECLLSADYSQIEMRIMAHLSGDEGLIQAYKEGEDLHRYVGSHIFNVAPEDVTSAMRSKVKAMSYGLAYGLTSFGLSKQLEISVDEARTLMKDYFDRFGAVRDYLRGVVEQARIDGYTSTIEGRRRYLPDLTSTDRQHREIAERIALNSPIQGSAADLMKRAMLGVSAELTSQGLKSRMLLQVHDELVLEVAHGEREAVEKLVTEQMGSAAQLTVPLDVQVGVGSSWYDAGH; encoded by the coding sequence ATGGCATTCCGGGCGTTCTATGCTTTGCCGGCAGAGAACTTCGCCACCTCCTCTGGCCAGCACACCAACGCCGTGCATGGCTTCACCTCGATGCTGATCAACCTCATCAAGGACCAGAAGCCCACCCACGTGGCCGTTGCCTTCGATGTTTCGGACGACACCACGTTCCGCAAGGCGGAGTACAGCGAATACAAGGGTGGCCGCAACGAAACCCCGCCGGAATTCCGCGGGCAAATCGATCTCATTGACCAGGTCATGGAGGCCTGGGGCATCAGGACAATCAAGATGCCCGGCTACGAGGCGGACGACATTCTCGCCACACTCGCTGCCCAGGGCGACGCCGCCGGCTTCGAAGTCCTCCTCGTTTCGGGGGACCGCGACGCGTTCCAGCTCATCACGGACAATGTGTTCGTCCTGTACCCGAAACAGGGCGTTTCCAACATTCCTCGCATGGATGCAGCGGCGATCGAAGAAAAGTACTTCGTTCCGCCTTCCCGCTACTCCGATCTCGCCGCACTGGTGGGGGAGTCTGCCGACAACCTCGCGGGCGTACCCGGTGTGGGCCCCAAGACCGCTGCCAAATGGATCAACCTTTATGGCGGCCTGGACGGGATCCTCGAGAATCTGGATTCGATCGGCGGGAAGGTGGGCGGAGCCCTCCGGGAAAACATCGACGCCGTCAAGCGCAACCGCCGCCTCAACCAACTCCTGAGCGATCTCCAGCTCCCTGTGACGCTCGCCGACCTTGAGGAGCCGCGTCCCAACCGCCAGGAGGTCGAGACGCTGTTCGACACCCTTGAATTCAGGACCCTCCGCGCCCGGCTGTTCGCGCTCTATGGAGACGACACCGCAGGAGCGGCGCCGGAGACCATCGACGCCCCTGCCTACAAAGTCCTGGGCGACGCTGCCGCCCTGGAGGAGTTCTTCGCGGCCGGCGCGGGGAGTCGTGCCGCCGTCGCCGTGCAGCTGATCCCCGGACGGATTGGTGACGACGCCGAGGCCCTCGCCATCGTGCGCGCCAACGGCGCCGCCTACATCGACCTTCCGTCGCTGGATGCCGCGGCTGAGACAGTCCTGGCCAAGTGGCTTCGAGACCCCGAAGAAGCCAAGGTCATGCACGAGTTCAAGGACGCGCTGAAGGCCCTGCACAACCGCGGATTGGGCCTTGAAGGCGTTGTGGATGACACTGCCATCTCGGGGTACCTGATCCAGCCGGACCGCCGCAGCTACGAACTCTCCGAGCTCGCACAGCACCACCTGAAAATCACGCTCGCTACGGCCGCGGCACAAACAGGCCAGCTGGAACTCGAACTCGGTGACGGACCGGATGGGGCCGCGGCCACCGCGCTCGTCCAGCAGGCCGCCGTCGTGCACACGCTGAGCAAGCACTTCGAAGGCGAGTTGGCCGAGCGCAAGGCTGAAGCGCTCCTCACCACGCTTGAGCTGCCGGTCGCACGGGTGCTTGCCCAGATGGAACTCTCAGGCATTTCCATCTCGATGGACCGTCTGAACGAACAGCTCGCCGACCTCGCCAAAGTGATCGACAATGCCCAGGAGCAGGCGTTTGCCGCTATCGGCCACGAGGTCAACCTCGGCTCGCCGAAGCAGCTTCAGACCGTCCTCTTCGAAGAACTTGGCTTGCCAAAGACCAAGAAGATCAAGTCTGGCTACACCACCGACGCCGCCTCATTGAAGGCGCTCCTGGAGAAGACCGGCCACGAGTTCCTTGTGCAACTCATGGCCCACCGGGAATCCTCCAAACTGGCCCAGATGCTGGAGACACTCAAGAAATCGGTGGCGGAAGACGGCCGCATCCACACGACCTACGCGCAAAACGTCGCGGCCACTGGACGCATCTCCTCGAACAACCCCAATCTGCAGAACATCCCGGTGCGCAGTGAGGAAGGCAGGCGCGTCCGCGGAATCTTCGTCGTCAGCGAAGGCTACGAATGCCTGTTGTCGGCCGACTATTCGCAAATCGAAATGCGTATCATGGCGCACCTGTCCGGCGACGAGGGGCTCATCCAGGCCTACAAGGAAGGCGAGGACCTGCACCGCTATGTGGGCTCGCACATCTTCAACGTGGCACCGGAAGACGTCACCAGTGCCATGCGTTCCAAGGTCAAGGCCATGTCCTACGGCTTGGCCTACGGGCTGACCTCGTTCGGCCTTTCCAAGCAACTTGAAATCTCCGTGGACGAAGCCAGGACCCTCATGAAGGACTACTTCGACCGCTTCGGCGCCGTGCGCGACTACCTTCGTGGCGTAGTGGAGCAGGCCAGGATCGATGGCTATACCTCCACGATCGAAGGCCGCCGCCGCTATCTTCCGGACCTGACCAGTACGGATCGCCAGCACCGCGAGATCGCCGAACGGATTGCGCTGAACTCACCGATCCAGGGTTCGGCGGCGGACCTCATGAAGCGGGCCATGCTCGGAGTTTCAGCCGAATTGACCAGCCAGGGGCTAAAGTCCCGGATGCTCCTGCAGGTCCATGACGAACTCGTCCTCGAAGTGGCCCACGGCGAACGCGAAGCGGTCGAGAAGCTCGTGACGGAACAAATGGGTTCGGCAGCACAGCTCACGGTCCCGCTGGACGTTCAGGTCGGCGTCGGCTCCAGCTGGTACGACGCCGGGCACTAG